Proteins found in one Herbiconiux sp. A18JL235 genomic segment:
- a CDS encoding ROK family protein: MRTHVGEVLALFREHGELSRTEVIDLSGLSRSTVNQRLGALHDAGLITEIGGGESTGGRPSSRFALNRSRAVILTADIGATGFVAAVCDLAGEPLRHTSRAVNVWEGPHPVLSLVDEAFDELLDGEEVWGIGVGVPGPVEFAAGRVVNPPIMTGWDRFDIAGWFAPRGAPVVVENDANSRAVAEARVRRHDNLISLKVGTGIGSGLVFNNSIIRGGEGAAGDIGHTRAAIADSADGLPCRCGNTGCVEAYASGWALIRDLELDGREVVDVAGVVALVRQADLGAVRLVRQAGRILGDAVADLVSILNPETIVISGQLAECGEVLLSGVRERVYQRSQPLATRNLVIGVSDLGEVAGVTGLALITVDRILATAAIDDLLERVDGAAAEPGLSRA; this comes from the coding sequence GTGCGAACCCACGTCGGTGAAGTCCTCGCGCTGTTCCGCGAGCACGGCGAGCTGTCGCGCACCGAGGTCATCGACCTCTCGGGTCTCTCCCGCTCGACGGTGAACCAGCGCCTCGGCGCCCTCCACGACGCAGGGCTCATCACCGAGATCGGCGGAGGCGAGTCGACCGGGGGTCGCCCCTCGAGCCGCTTCGCCCTCAATCGATCGCGCGCCGTCATCCTCACCGCCGACATCGGGGCCACCGGCTTCGTCGCTGCCGTCTGCGATCTCGCGGGCGAGCCCCTCCGGCACACCTCGCGAGCGGTGAACGTGTGGGAGGGCCCGCATCCGGTGCTCTCGCTCGTCGACGAGGCGTTCGACGAGCTGCTCGACGGCGAAGAGGTGTGGGGCATCGGCGTGGGTGTGCCCGGGCCGGTCGAGTTCGCCGCGGGGCGCGTGGTGAACCCGCCCATCATGACCGGGTGGGACCGTTTCGACATCGCCGGCTGGTTCGCCCCCCGCGGGGCCCCTGTCGTCGTCGAGAACGACGCGAATTCGCGCGCCGTGGCCGAGGCACGGGTGCGCCGCCACGACAACCTCATCAGCCTCAAGGTGGGCACCGGAATCGGGTCGGGGCTGGTGTTCAACAACTCCATCATCCGCGGGGGAGAGGGGGCGGCGGGCGACATCGGCCACACCAGGGCGGCGATCGCCGATTCCGCCGACGGGCTGCCCTGCCGCTGCGGGAACACCGGATGCGTGGAGGCCTACGCCAGCGGCTGGGCGCTCATCCGCGACCTCGAGCTCGACGGGCGCGAGGTGGTCGACGTGGCCGGGGTGGTCGCGCTCGTGCGCCAGGCCGATCTCGGCGCCGTGCGGCTGGTGCGGCAGGCGGGCCGCATCCTGGGCGACGCCGTCGCCGACCTGGTGAGCATCCTCAACCCCGAGACCATCGTCATCTCGGGTCAGCTCGCCGAGTGCGGCGAGGTGCTGCTGAGTGGGGTGCGCGAGCGGGTCTACCAGCGCTCGCAGCCGCTGGCCACCCGCAACCTCGTCATCGGCGTCTCCGACCTCGGCGAGGTGGCGGGGGTGACGGGGCTCGCGCTCAT
- a CDS encoding ATP-binding cassette domain-containing protein, producing the protein MTDQYNSRPEGSPHTGTTQTRDFILKATDIKKSFGGVHALKGASMTMRRGEITALIGDNGAGKSTMVRCLSGIHRPDSGSIVLDGEDVTFETPNAARERGIETVHQTLALVEDLTVWQNFFLGREKTHGVGPFRTLDRKLMKATAGDLLKNLAVNVPPVTSKVRRLSGGQRQAVAIARAAGWGSKIVIMDEPTAALGVQETARVEGVINTLRDSGVAVLLISHNFDQVMRLSDHVWVMRAGMAVAERRTEETDGDELVALITGAKAS; encoded by the coding sequence ATGACCGATCAGTACAACAGCCGCCCCGAGGGCTCGCCCCATACCGGCACCACGCAGACGCGCGACTTCATCCTCAAGGCCACCGACATCAAGAAGTCGTTCGGCGGCGTGCACGCTCTCAAGGGCGCGTCGATGACCATGCGCCGCGGCGAGATCACCGCGCTCATCGGCGACAACGGCGCCGGCAAGTCGACGATGGTGCGCTGCCTCTCCGGCATCCACCGCCCCGACTCCGGCAGCATCGTGCTCGACGGCGAAGACGTCACCTTCGAGACGCCGAACGCCGCTCGCGAGCGGGGCATCGAGACGGTGCACCAGACCCTGGCGCTCGTCGAAGACCTCACCGTGTGGCAGAACTTCTTCCTCGGCCGCGAGAAGACCCACGGCGTGGGCCCGTTCCGCACCCTCGACCGCAAGCTGATGAAGGCGACGGCGGGCGACCTGCTGAAGAACCTCGCCGTGAACGTGCCGCCGGTGACGAGCAAGGTGCGCCGCCTCTCCGGCGGTCAGCGCCAGGCCGTGGCCATCGCCCGTGCGGCGGGTTGGGGCTCGAAGATCGTCATCATGGACGAGCCGACGGCCGCGCTCGGTGTGCAGGAGACCGCGCGTGTTGAGGGCGTCATCAACACCCTCCGCGACTCGGGGGTCGCGGTGCTGCTCATCAGCCACAACTTCGACCAAGTGATGCGCCTCTCCGACCACGTCTGGGTGATGCGCGCCGGCATGGCCGTGGCGGAGCGCCGCACCGAGGAGACCGACGGCGACGAGCTGGTCGCCCTCATCACCGGCGCGAAGGCCTCCTGA
- a CDS encoding substrate-binding domain-containing protein: MFSKDATWMRSARIALPLGIAALALAGCAGSGSGDGGDGSSSSKVAAVIKGLDNPFFQAMESGIQETADTDGVDVTIQAAADIGDTTGQADKLTTLAGQDFGCFIVNPISGTNLVQALATIGTSGKPIVNIDNPIDSDAAKSANLDIATYIGTDNEAAGGKAGDFVKEKVAAGSEVAIIGGVAGDVTSAARVDGFKAAIGSDLDVIQESAADWKREVALTTATDIIAANPNVKAFFAANDDMGLGIVKAVENAGLTGQIVVVSVDGNKDALQSVKDGGLSATVAQYPYAIGTLGLQACEVATSGGELPKEIESPTALVTPTEADDAISAFPQPFAPFENPLEPLLPTN, from the coding sequence ATGTTCAGCAAAGACGCAACGTGGATGCGCTCAGCGCGCATCGCCCTCCCTCTCGGAATCGCCGCCCTCGCCCTCGCCGGTTGCGCGGGCAGCGGCTCGGGCGACGGCGGTGACGGCTCCTCGTCGAGCAAGGTCGCCGCGGTCATCAAGGGTCTCGACAACCCGTTCTTCCAGGCCATGGAGTCGGGAATCCAGGAGACCGCCGACACCGACGGCGTCGACGTCACCATCCAGGCCGCCGCCGACATCGGCGACACCACCGGCCAGGCCGACAAGCTCACCACGCTCGCCGGGCAGGACTTCGGCTGCTTCATCGTCAACCCGATCTCGGGCACCAACCTGGTGCAGGCGCTCGCCACCATCGGCACCTCGGGCAAGCCGATCGTCAACATCGACAACCCGATCGACTCGGATGCCGCGAAGTCGGCGAACCTCGACATCGCCACCTACATCGGCACCGACAACGAGGCGGCCGGCGGCAAGGCGGGCGACTTCGTGAAGGAGAAGGTGGCAGCGGGCTCCGAGGTCGCCATCATCGGCGGCGTCGCCGGCGACGTCACGAGCGCAGCCCGCGTCGACGGCTTCAAGGCCGCCATCGGCAGCGACCTCGACGTCATCCAGGAGTCGGCGGCCGACTGGAAGCGCGAGGTGGCGCTGACCACCGCGACCGACATCATCGCGGCCAACCCGAACGTGAAGGCCTTCTTCGCCGCCAACGACGACATGGGCCTCGGCATCGTCAAGGCCGTCGAGAACGCGGGTCTCACCGGCCAGATCGTCGTCGTGAGCGTCGACGGCAACAAGGATGCGCTCCAGTCGGTGAAGGACGGCGGGCTCTCCGCCACCGTGGCGCAGTACCCCTACGCGATCGGCACCCTGGGCCTGCAGGCCTGCGAGGTGGCGACCTCGGGCGGCGAGCTGCCCAAGGAGATCGAGTCGCCGACCGCCCTCGTCACGCCCACCGAGGCCGACGACGCCATCTCCGCCTTCCCCCAGCCCTTCGCCCCCTTCGAGAACCCCCTCGAGCCCCTCCTCCCCACCAACTAA
- a CDS encoding ABC transporter permease has protein sequence MTSTATPSPTRLQAIGQNVRQISFWAENAAPIGLVALVIVFASLSPTFLTLGNIKAMLVAAAILVILAIGQSFVITTGGIDLSISATMTFGAIGFGLAFQAGAGFWLSALVAIVAGLAIGLINGLLIAKGKVTDFIATLGTLSVATGLALIVSNGKPITVTSPELLTLTSGSLGIFGYPIILAAIVAVLAWFFMFRTRFGLHVQAVGGNEESAVANGISATRIRMAVYLISGGLAGLAALLLVARVGAAEPAINTQFLLNSIAAVVLGGVSLTGGKAKIVGPVIGALLLTALTNGLTLLGVSQFYQPLAVGLVVVLAALLTRFQKK, from the coding sequence ATGACCAGTACCGCCACCCCCAGCCCCACCAGGCTGCAGGCGATCGGCCAGAACGTGCGCCAGATCTCGTTCTGGGCCGAGAACGCCGCCCCCATCGGCCTCGTCGCCCTGGTGATCGTCTTCGCCAGCCTCAGCCCGACCTTCCTCACCCTCGGCAACATCAAGGCGATGCTGGTCGCCGCCGCCATCCTCGTCATCCTGGCGATCGGCCAGTCGTTCGTCATCACGACCGGCGGCATCGACCTGTCGATCTCGGCGACGATGACGTTCGGCGCCATCGGCTTCGGTCTCGCCTTCCAGGCGGGCGCCGGCTTCTGGCTCTCCGCCCTCGTGGCCATCGTCGCGGGTCTCGCGATCGGCCTCATCAACGGGCTGCTGATCGCGAAGGGCAAGGTCACCGACTTCATCGCGACCCTCGGTACGCTCTCGGTGGCCACGGGCCTCGCGCTCATCGTCTCGAACGGCAAGCCCATCACGGTCACCAGCCCCGAGCTGCTCACCCTCACCTCGGGCTCGCTCGGCATCTTCGGCTACCCGATCATCCTGGCGGCGATCGTCGCCGTGCTGGCCTGGTTCTTCATGTTCCGCACCCGCTTCGGTCTGCACGTGCAGGCGGTGGGCGGCAACGAGGAGAGCGCCGTGGCCAACGGCATCAGCGCCACGCGCATCCGGATGGCCGTCTACCTCATCTCGGGTGGCCTGGCCGGGCTCGCCGCCCTCCTCCTGGTGGCCCGAGTCGGAGCCGCGGAGCCCGCCATCAACACGCAGTTCCTGCTCAACTCGATAGCCGCCGTCGTGCTGGGCGGCGTGAGCCTCACGGGCGGCAAGGCCAAGATCGTCGGCCCCGTCATCGGCGCCCTCCTGCTCACCGCCCTCACGAACGGTCTCACCCTGCTCGGTGTCTCGCAGTTCTACCAGCCGCTCGCCGTCGGACTCGTCGTGGTCCTGGCCGCCCTACTCACGAGGTTCCAGAAGAAATGA